A portion of the Gossypium arboreum isolate Shixiya-1 chromosome 8, ASM2569848v2, whole genome shotgun sequence genome contains these proteins:
- the LOC108458175 gene encoding phytochrome A-associated F-box protein isoform X1: protein MPMTETTSPFSKLPEDVVLNIFSKLEEDLASWASLACVCTRFSSLIRNTCLKLKCSKTIPAVSADLLSSSSAPPGGWASLHKLSVCCPGLLHAGVLLDNSDFGLERELGPDENYQRPAHSHLSTPSADPNSSKTECNSNPNMETDVPGSDCPWSLFDDLYFDTVYNASDSMDSYPSETMDTATIKTGREFPVCKRRKISRSLRSHLATGVRNLSREQGNKLLASRFRGDCLYICDWPGCVHTEEKRNYMLFRGVFKNFKKSRVWRTINDGNRSKIDLDCAFCSCKETWDLHSAFCLRRVFGYHDDGEPVVRAFVCENGHVSGAWTDLPLYT, encoded by the exons ATG CCAATGACGGAAACGACGTCGCCGTTCTCGAAGCTCCCTGAGGACGtcgttttaaatatattttcgaAGCTCGAAGAGGATCTCGCTAGCTGGGCAAGTCTTGCTTGTGTCTGCACCAGATTCTCTTCTCTGATTCGTAATACCTGCTTGAAGCTTAAATGTTCCAAAACCATACCCGCCGTTTCCGCCGACCTTCTCTCCTCTTCCTCCGCCCCACCCGGCGGTTGGGCTTCTCTTCATAAGCTGTCTGTCTGCTGTCCAGGCCTCCTTCACGCCGGTGTCCTTCTTGACAACTCTGATTTCGGCCTCGAACGCGAGCTCGGCCCTGACGAGAATTATCAAAGGCCAGCTCATTCGCATCTCTCGACGCCGTCCGCTGACCCTAATTCAAGCAAAACGGAATGTAATTCCAATCCGAACATGGAAACGGACGTTCCCGGCTCCGATTGTCCCTGGTCACTTTTCGATGATCTGTATTTCGACACCGTTTATAACGCGTCCGATTCGATGGACAGCTACCCGTCGGAAACTATGGACACCGCGACGATCAAAACGGGGCGTGAATTTCCCGTTTGTAAAAGAAGGAAGATTTCAAGATCCCTAAGGTCCCATTTAGCAACCGGCGTTCGGAACTTAAGCCGAGAACAAGGGAACAAGCTATTGGCGAGCCGGTTCCGAGGTGATTGCTTATACATTTGCGATTGGCCTGGGTGCGTCCACACAGAGGAGAAGCGAAACTACATGCTGTTCAGAGGGGTTTTCAAGAATTTCAAGAAATCCCGTGTGTGGAGGACTATAAACGACGGGAACCGAAGCAAGATCGATCTGGACTGCGCGTTTTGCTCGTGCAAGGAGACGTGGGATTTGCACTCTGCCTTCTGTCTGAGGCGGGTTTTCGGGTACCATGACGATGGGGAGCCAGTTGTTCGAGCTTTCGTCTGTGAGAATGGACATGTTTCTGGTGCTTGGACTGATTTGCCTTTGTACACTTGA
- the LOC108458175 gene encoding phytochrome A-associated F-box protein isoform X2 yields the protein MTETTSPFSKLPEDVVLNIFSKLEEDLASWASLACVCTRFSSLIRNTCLKLKCSKTIPAVSADLLSSSSAPPGGWASLHKLSVCCPGLLHAGVLLDNSDFGLERELGPDENYQRPAHSHLSTPSADPNSSKTECNSNPNMETDVPGSDCPWSLFDDLYFDTVYNASDSMDSYPSETMDTATIKTGREFPVCKRRKISRSLRSHLATGVRNLSREQGNKLLASRFRGDCLYICDWPGCVHTEEKRNYMLFRGVFKNFKKSRVWRTINDGNRSKIDLDCAFCSCKETWDLHSAFCLRRVFGYHDDGEPVVRAFVCENGHVSGAWTDLPLYT from the coding sequence ATGACGGAAACGACGTCGCCGTTCTCGAAGCTCCCTGAGGACGtcgttttaaatatattttcgaAGCTCGAAGAGGATCTCGCTAGCTGGGCAAGTCTTGCTTGTGTCTGCACCAGATTCTCTTCTCTGATTCGTAATACCTGCTTGAAGCTTAAATGTTCCAAAACCATACCCGCCGTTTCCGCCGACCTTCTCTCCTCTTCCTCCGCCCCACCCGGCGGTTGGGCTTCTCTTCATAAGCTGTCTGTCTGCTGTCCAGGCCTCCTTCACGCCGGTGTCCTTCTTGACAACTCTGATTTCGGCCTCGAACGCGAGCTCGGCCCTGACGAGAATTATCAAAGGCCAGCTCATTCGCATCTCTCGACGCCGTCCGCTGACCCTAATTCAAGCAAAACGGAATGTAATTCCAATCCGAACATGGAAACGGACGTTCCCGGCTCCGATTGTCCCTGGTCACTTTTCGATGATCTGTATTTCGACACCGTTTATAACGCGTCCGATTCGATGGACAGCTACCCGTCGGAAACTATGGACACCGCGACGATCAAAACGGGGCGTGAATTTCCCGTTTGTAAAAGAAGGAAGATTTCAAGATCCCTAAGGTCCCATTTAGCAACCGGCGTTCGGAACTTAAGCCGAGAACAAGGGAACAAGCTATTGGCGAGCCGGTTCCGAGGTGATTGCTTATACATTTGCGATTGGCCTGGGTGCGTCCACACAGAGGAGAAGCGAAACTACATGCTGTTCAGAGGGGTTTTCAAGAATTTCAAGAAATCCCGTGTGTGGAGGACTATAAACGACGGGAACCGAAGCAAGATCGATCTGGACTGCGCGTTTTGCTCGTGCAAGGAGACGTGGGATTTGCACTCTGCCTTCTGTCTGAGGCGGGTTTTCGGGTACCATGACGATGGGGAGCCAGTTGTTCGAGCTTTCGTCTGTGAGAATGGACATGTTTCTGGTGCTTGGACTGATTTGCCTTTGTACACTTGA
- the LOC108458185 gene encoding protein TRIGALACTOSYLDIACYLGLYCEROL 2, chloroplastic-like isoform X2 — protein sequence MVGNTLVQIPACPSLSSSTLTTLPHSSPKVLPCLPPKLRMRLAKVRAMSASTEHNPQSSSSEQKNPLAVVLDIPQNIWRQTLRPLSDFGFGRRSIWEGGVGLFLVSGTVPLALSLAWLRGFQIRSKFRKYLAVFEFAQASGICTGTPVRIRGVTVGNVVRVNPSLKSIEAVVEVEDDKIIIPRNSLIEVNQSGLLMETLIDITPRDPIPSPSVGPLDAECVKEGLIVCDRQKIKGEQGVSLDALVGIVTRLARQMEEIGIANTYSLAERVAAVIQDAKPLLTK from the exons ATGGTTGGAAATACATTAGTCCAGATTCCAGCATGCCCGTCTTTGTCATCTTCAACTTTGACCACCCTCCCGCATTCTTCTCCAAAAGTTTTGCCATGTCTTCCGCCTAAACTAAGAATGAGGTTGGCAAAAGTTAGAGCTATGTCTGCTAGTACTGAGCATAACCCACAATCCAGTTCTTCGGAGCAAAAGAATCCGCTTGCTGTTGTTTTAGATATTCCTCAGAATATTTGGAGACAAACATTACGTCCATTGAGTGATTTTGGGTTTGGTCGTAGAAGCATTTGGGAAGGTGGGGTTGGGTTGTTTCTTGTGTCAGGTACTGTGCCGCTTGCACTTAGTCTGGCTTGGTTAAGGGGGTTTCAGATTCGTTCTAAATTCCGGAAGTACCTAGCGGTGTTTGAATTTGCTCAGGCATCTGGTATTTGCACTGGAACACCTGTTAGGATTAGAGGGGTGACTGTAGGCAATGTTGTACGTGTTAATCCCTCCCTGAAAAGTATAGAAGCTGTTGTTGAG gttgaagatgataagATTATTATACCTCGAAATTCGCTGATTGAGGTCAACCAATCTGGTCTTTTGATGGAAACTTTGATTGACATCACACCACGGGATCCAATTCCATCACCTTCTGTGGGACCTCTTGATGCAGAATGTGTTAAGGAAGGCCTAATTGTATGTGATAGACAAAAGATAAAGGGGGAACAAGGGGTAAGTCTGGATGCCTTAGTAGGGATTGTGACCCGTCTTGCTCGTCAAATGGAGGAAATTGGTATTGCCAACACCTATTCACTTGCCGAGCGCGTTGCTGCTGTTATTCAGGATGCAAAGCCCCTGCTCACAAAG TGA
- the LOC108458185 gene encoding protein TRIGALACTOSYLDIACYLGLYCEROL 2, chloroplastic-like isoform X1, with the protein MVGNTLVQIPACPSLSSSTLTTLPHSSPKVLPCLPPKLRMRLAKVRAMSASTEHNPQSSSSEQKNPLAVVLDIPQNIWRQTLRPLSDFGFGRRSIWEGGVGLFLVSGTVPLALSLAWLRGFQIRSKFRKYLAVFEFAQASGICTGTPVRIRGVTVGNVVRVNPSLKSIEAVVEVEDDKIIIPRNSLIEVNQSGLLMETLIDITPRDPIPSPSVGPLDAECVKEGLIVCDRQKIKGEQGVSLDALVGIVTRLARQMEEIGIANTYSLAERVAAVIQDAKPLLTKIEAMAEDVQPLLSELRDSGLLQEVENLTRSLTQASEDLRMGRRWHQCFILIAAVSKHFLRGYVGIHSSGFRNFLLKPELLQSIVDSGFEHPSEGKVLNSCLMLTFVNSMN; encoded by the exons ATGGTTGGAAATACATTAGTCCAGATTCCAGCATGCCCGTCTTTGTCATCTTCAACTTTGACCACCCTCCCGCATTCTTCTCCAAAAGTTTTGCCATGTCTTCCGCCTAAACTAAGAATGAGGTTGGCAAAAGTTAGAGCTATGTCTGCTAGTACTGAGCATAACCCACAATCCAGTTCTTCGGAGCAAAAGAATCCGCTTGCTGTTGTTTTAGATATTCCTCAGAATATTTGGAGACAAACATTACGTCCATTGAGTGATTTTGGGTTTGGTCGTAGAAGCATTTGGGAAGGTGGGGTTGGGTTGTTTCTTGTGTCAGGTACTGTGCCGCTTGCACTTAGTCTGGCTTGGTTAAGGGGGTTTCAGATTCGTTCTAAATTCCGGAAGTACCTAGCGGTGTTTGAATTTGCTCAGGCATCTGGTATTTGCACTGGAACACCTGTTAGGATTAGAGGGGTGACTGTAGGCAATGTTGTACGTGTTAATCCCTCCCTGAAAAGTATAGAAGCTGTTGTTGAG gttgaagatgataagATTATTATACCTCGAAATTCGCTGATTGAGGTCAACCAATCTGGTCTTTTGATGGAAACTTTGATTGACATCACACCACGGGATCCAATTCCATCACCTTCTGTGGGACCTCTTGATGCAGAATGTGTTAAGGAAGGCCTAATTGTATGTGATAGACAAAAGATAAAGGGGGAACAAGGGGTAAGTCTGGATGCCTTAGTAGGGATTGTGACCCGTCTTGCTCGTCAAATGGAGGAAATTGGTATTGCCAACACCTATTCACTTGCCGAGCGCGTTGCTGCTGTTATTCAGGATGCAAAGCCCCTGCTCACAAAG ATTGAAGCCATGGCCGAAGATGTGCAACCTTTGTTATCTGAACTTCGTGATAGTGGTCTGCTTCAGGAGGTTGAGAATTTGACCAGAAGTCTAACACAAGCCTCTGAGGATTTAAG GATGGGAAGGAGATGGCATCAGTGCTTTATACTTATCGCAGCTGTGTCAAAGCACTTCCTCAG GGGGTATGTTGGAATTCACAGTTCGGGATTCAGAAACTTTCTGCTGAAACCGGAGCTGCTTCAATCTATTGTGGATTCTGGTTTTGAACATCCTTCCGAAGGCAAAGTTTTAAACTCATGTCTGATGTTAACATTCGTGAATTCCATGAATTAA